From one Triticum urartu cultivar G1812 chromosome 3, Tu2.1, whole genome shotgun sequence genomic stretch:
- the LOC125548567 gene encoding profilin-2-like codes for MSWQTYVDEHLMCDIEGHHLASAAILGHDGTVWAQSADFPSFKPAEMANIMKDFDEPGTLAPTGLLLADAKYMVIQGEPGAVIRGKKGAGGITLKKTGQALVVGIYDEPMTPGQCNLVVERLGDYLVEQGM; via the exons ATGTCGTGGCAGACTTACGTGGACGAGCACCTGATGTGCGACATCGAGGGCCACCACCTCGCCTCCGCCGCCATCCTCGGCCACGACGGCACCGTCTGGGCCCAGAGCGCCGACTTCCCGTCG TTCAAGCCGGCGGAGATGGCCAACATCATGAAGGACTTCGACGAGCCGGGGACCCTCGCCCCGACCGGGCTGCTACTCGCAGACGCCAAGTACATGGTCATCCAGGGTGAACCTGGCGCCGTCATCCGCGGCAAGAAG GGCGCGGGAGGCATCACCCTGAAGAAGACCGGGCAGGCACTGGTGGTCGGCATCTACGACGAGCCCATGACCCCGGGGCAGTGCAACCTGGTGGTGGAGAGGCTGGGCGACTACCTGGTAGAGCAGGGCATGTAG
- the LOC125544652 gene encoding glucan endo-1,3-beta-glucosidase 13-like yields MAGRHAAAVSAFLFLLLVGHCHGGKTGICYGRNADDLPGPDKVAQLIQQQSIKYVRIYDTNADVIKAFANTSVELMVGVPNADLLAFSQYQSNVDTWLKNSILPYYPATAITHITVGAEITESPINVSALVVPAMRNVHAALKKVDLHKKITISSTHSLGVLSRSFPPSAGAFNSSYAHFLKPMLEFLVENQAPFMVDLYPYYAYQNSPSNVSLNYALFSPQSQGVIDPNTGLVYTNMFDAQVDSIFFALMALNFKTLKIMITETGWPHKGAPKETGAIPDNAQTYNTNLIRHVVNDSGTPAKPGEEIDVYIFSLFNENRKPGIESERNWGLFSPDQSSIYSIDWTGRGNVDIMTGGNRSNGTWCVASTNVSETALQNGLNWACGPGNVDCSAIQPSQPCYQPDTLVSHASYAFNSYYQQNGATDVACGFGGAGMRTTKDPSYDTCVYMAAGSKISTKNSTATPTPSGSSPSLLAQCRTLLLPVLPIVIAVGFL; encoded by the exons ATGGCGGGGCGGCATGCGGCGGCGGTTTCCGCGTTCCTCTTCCTGCTGCTCGTGG GGCACTGCCACGGCGGCAAGACCGGCATCTGCTACGGCCGCAACGCCGACGACCTGCCGGGGCCCGACAAGGTGGCGCAGCTCATCCAGCAGCAGTCCATCAAGTACGTGCGCATCTACGACACCAACGCCGACGTCATCAAGGCCTTCGCCAACACCAGCGTCGAGCTCATGGTCGGCGTCCCCAACGCCGACCTCCTTGCCTTCTCGCAGTACCAGTCCAACGTCGACACCTGGCTCAAGAACAGCATCCTCCCCTACTACCCGGCCACCGCCATCACCCACATCACCGTCGGCGCCGAGATCACCGAGAGCCCCATCAACGTCTCCGCCCTCGTCGTGCCGGCCATGCGCAATGTGCACGCCGCGCTCAAGAAGGTCGACCTGCACAAGAAGATCACCATCTCCAGCACGCACTCGCTCGGGGTGCTCTCCCGCTCCTTCCCGCCGTCCGCGGGGGCGTTCAACAGCAGCTACGCGCACTTCCTCAAGCCCATGCTGGAGTTCCTCGTGGAGAACCAGGCGCCATTCATGGTCGATCTGTACCCCTATTACGCCTACCAGAACTCGCCCAGCAATGTCTCGTTGAACTACGCCCTCTTCTCGCCGCAGTCCCAGGGCGTGATTGATCCCAACACCGGATTGGTCTACACAAACATGTTTGATGCGCAGGTCGATTCCATCTTCTTCGCGCTCATGGCTTTGAACTTCAAGACACTCAAGATCATGATCACCGAGACGGGATGGCCGCACAAGGGAGCTCCCAAGGAGACCGGGGCGATTCCGGACAATGCTCAGACTTACAACACCAATCTGATACGCCATGTTGTCAATGACAGCGGCACGCCTGCCAAGCCTGGGGAAGAAATAGATGTCTACATCTTCTCCTTGTTCAATGAGAACAGGAAGCCGGGCATCGAGTCCGAGAGGAACTGGGGACTGTTCTCTCCAGACCAAAGCTCCATCTACAGCATAGATTGGACTGGCCGAGGAAATGTGGACATCATGACTGGAGGAAACCGTTCAAATGGTACTTGGTGTGTTGCTTCAACCAATGTCTCGGAGACGGCTCTGCAGAATGGCTTGAATTGGGCATGCGGTCCAGGCAATGTCGATTGCTCTGCTATTCAGCCAAGCCAACCCTGCTACCAGCCCGACACATTGGTTTCACATGCTTCATATGCGTTCAACAGCTATTATCAGCAAAATGGAGCCACTGATGTGGCCTGCGGATTTGGTGGTGCTGGAATGAGGACGACGAAAGATCCAA GTTATGACACTTGTGTTTACATGGCAGCCGG CAGCAAGATTAGCACCAAAAATTCAACCGCCACTCCAACTCCAAGCGGCTCCAGCCCGTCACTGTTGGCCCAATGCCGCACCCTTCTGCTCCCTGTGCTTCCCATTGTGATTGCCGTGGGCTTTCTGTGA